The stretch of DNA TCTCAATAAAATCAAGGGCTCAAGTAGTGTTTTTTAATGTTTTTTGGTGTACATAACAATATATACAATATTTACAATATAAACAACTATATACAATGTTTAAATAAAATATTTAAAAGTTTATTCTTTACAAATTAACTTTTATTTAAGTATAATATATCAATTGCTAAAATAAATTAAGAGGTGAGGTTTAAAGTTGGGAAAAATTATAGCCATAAAAAATAATAAAGGTGGAGTTGGAAAAACATTTTTAACAACTCAAATAGCAGCTGGATTATCTTATCTAGAAAATAAGGTTTTAATTTTAACATCAGATCCTCAGAATAATGTATTTAATTATCTATTTAGAGGAGACAAATCATTTAGAAAAGGATTAAAAGCTGAAGTTTTAAAAAAAGATGGAGAATACTTTAGATTGAGAAGTGATCTTTATTTTTTACCTCTTGAAGATGTAAAATTTTCAAACCAATTTATAAAAGAACTACCTATATTTTTAAATAGAATAAAATCAGAGTTTGATTATATTATTATAGATAGTATTCCAACATTAAAAATTGATGAAATATTTTTAAAGGAATCAGAGTATATATTAATTCCAAATTTTGCTAATTCAGTAACTTTAGAAGGAGTTTTAAATTTATTGAAAACAATTGATATAAATAAAGTTAAAGCTATTGTTACAAATAACTATAAAGATACAAAAGTTCAAAAAGAATTCTATAATATGCTTAAAAATGAATTGGAAGATTATCCTATATTAGTTACAGATCCAATTAAAAATCTATCTTTTATAGAGGGAATGCTAGAGGAAAAGAAAACTATTTGGGAATATCAAAATAAATCAGCTTCAGAGGTTCAAAAAATATTAATCTCACTTATTAAAGAGATTCAAAACTGAGTTCCAACTTGGAACTCAGTTTCAATTTAGGTTGGAGGGGAAATGGCTAAAAACGATAAAAATAAGATTTTCAATAATATGAAATCTCTTTTAAATGAAACAAAATTAGAAAAAAAAGATGTAGTTTCAGCTAATGAAATCAATCAAAAAGAAATAGAAAATATTATAAATATAAGTCTATTTAAAGAATTAACAACAGATGAGAAAATAATAGATTTACTATTAAAAAGTTCTATAGAGATTTTTAAAATTCAAGCGAAAAATGTAATTGAATTAGGAAAAATTTTTAAAAATGTTTTTGATGAATTAGGTGGAGAAGGAAGCAAATATACAGGTCTTTATGAAAAATGGTTAGTTGTAAATAATATAAGTAAAAGTACGGCTCTTAGATATAGAAAAAGATATGAGCTTTATAGTAGCGTTACTTTAGATAAAAAAAATATTATTTTATTATTGCCACAAAAATATATTGATTT from Candidatus Cetobacterium colombiensis encodes:
- a CDS encoding ParA family protein, which encodes MGKIIAIKNNKGGVGKTFLTTQIAAGLSYLENKVLILTSDPQNNVFNYLFRGDKSFRKGLKAEVLKKDGEYFRLRSDLYFLPLEDVKFSNQFIKELPIFLNRIKSEFDYIIIDSIPTLKIDEIFLKESEYILIPNFANSVTLEGVLNLLKTIDINKVKAIVTNNYKDTKVQKEFYNMLKNELEDYPILVTDPIKNLSFIEGMLEEKKTIWEYQNKSASEVQKILISLIKEIQN